In Thermanaerovibrio velox DSM 12556, the genomic stretch ACGCCTCATGGTGAGCATCATCATCTGGTTCTGGTCGCACGCCAGGTTCGCCTCGCAGAACTGGGGCGCGAACTCGTACTGACAGGGGGCCACCTCGTTGTGCCGGGTCTTCACCGCTACCCCAAGCCGTAACAGCTCCTCCTCCACCTCCTCCATGTAGGACAACACCCGGTGGTGGATGGAGCCAAAGTAATGGTCCTCCATCTGCTGGCCCTTTGGCGGCTCCGCCCCGAAAAGGGTCCTTCCGCAGTGTAGTATGTCCGGCCTCCTCCGGGCCCTATCGGCGTCTATCAGGAAGAACTCCTGCTCCGCCCCGCAGGTCATCTTTATCCACCGCACCCCCCGGTTGCCGAAGAGCCTGGATATCCTCAAGGCCCGCTGCTCCAGGGCGCTCAAGGCCTTAAGAAGCGGCGTCTTCATGTCCAAGGGGGTGCCGTCAAAGGCTATGAACACCGAGGGCACGCATAACGTGCCCCCCCGGTCGGTCATCACCAAAAAAGCCGGGCTGGTGGGGTCCCAGGCGGTGTAACCCCGGGCCTCAAAGGTGCTCCGCACGCTGCCACAAGGGAAGCTGGAAGCGTCGGGCTCCCCCTGTATAAGCTCCCAGGCGGAGAAGGACTCCAAGGGCGTGCCGTCGCTGTCCACGGTGAGAAACGCCATGTGTTTCTCCGCGGTCATCTCGTTCCGGGGGTGAAACCAGTGGGCGTAATGGGTGGCCCCCTTGGACACCGCCCACTCCTTCATGGCAGACGCTATAACCCCCGCCAGCGCCTCGTCCATCCTGCCGTTGCCCTCCATTACCTCCAACAGCTGAGCGTAGACCTCTCGGGGCAACCTCTCCCTCATTGCCCTCCGGTCGAAGACGTTTTCCCCGAACATTGATGTGCTTGCTCTGCCCAAAATCCTCACCTCTTCCCGCCAAAATATGGCTATTTGTAGCACTTTGTCCAGTATTAAGCAAGCCGAAGAGCGGTTTTAATTGTTTGTGTTCGAAATGACCCCTCCATGAGGCAAGGTGAGTGGCCCGGTGGTAAGTGTGATAAAATCCTTAAGGAATCCGTGGGGGAGGTATCCTGGATGGAGCTCAGGGTGGGGCTTTGTTCCTTCAAGGGGCTTAACCGCCACCAGCGGACGCGGGTCCTCTTGGAGCCCTTCTCAGCCCTTGAGATGGGCTCGTCCTTCTATGCCCTGCCCTCGCCGGAGCAGGTGTTCCGCTGGGCCGCGGAGCTGCCCAAGGGATTCCTCCTTGGCGTCAAGGCCTTGGGGCTTTTTACCTTCCACCCGGTGCGCCCCTCATCCCTCCCCGGCTGGGCAAGGCCCCCCGGCGCTACGGAGGCGGTGATGCGCCACATGGTACACCCCAAGGTAAGGCGGGCCCTGTACCGCTGGTTCCTGGAGAGGCTCGAGCCCCTTAGGGAGACCGGGAAGCTGGGGTACCTGCTCTTTCAGTTCCACCCATCCTTCGAACCGTCCCAGGAGGCCTTGGCCTACCTGGCGGCGGTGAGGGACATGTCCCCCTCC encodes the following:
- a CDS encoding DUF72 domain-containing protein translates to MELRVGLCSFKGLNRHQRTRVLLEPFSALEMGSSFYALPSPEQVFRWAAELPKGFLLGVKALGLFTFHPVRPSSLPGWARPPGATEAVMRHMVHPKVRRALYRWFLERLEPLRETGKLGYLLFQFHPSFEPSQEALAYLAAVRDMSPSWPLAVEVRNDRWLSETWFAPLTEALRDQNAAFVGTDSPGSKDEILWPRTASWGVLARFHGRGGSPRSRRIPPPDVRGDYLYTPQDLRPWRERALLHGSQGGRVFLMFNNCVADKALKSASLMASLLGLKDPDSRQQELGI